From Candidatus Peregrinibacteria bacterium, a single genomic window includes:
- a CDS encoding YraN family protein, translating to MTQQNEPQSTRKTGQKTTKEIGAAAEEIVAKYLTSNHWEILERNFYIRGGEVDIIAKDPNHILVFVEVKLRSSNYFGEGVEQFTIQKRKRVKKAGLSYLQICQERYTSIRFDFISLGQHNAKWWIKHFKNVELT from the coding sequence ATGACACAGCAAAACGAACCACAATCTACGAGAAAAACAGGCCAAAAAACCACAAAAGAAATCGGCGCTGCGGCTGAAGAAATAGTTGCTAAGTACCTCACATCAAATCATTGGGAAATCCTCGAAAGGAATTTTTATATTCGTGGAGGGGAGGTTGATATTATTGCGAAAGATCCAAACCACATTCTCGTTTTTGTAGAGGTGAAGCTCCGTAGTTCAAATTATTTTGGTGAAGGGGTGGAGCAATTTACAATTCAAAAACGCAAAAGGGTGAAAAAAGCAGGACTCAGTTACCTTCAAATATGCCAAGAAAGATACACTTCAATACGCTTTGACTTCATATCACTTGGTCAACATAATGCGAAATGGTGGATTAAGCATTTTAAAAATGTAGAATTGACGTGA